The following are from one region of the Acipenser ruthenus chromosome 19, fAciRut3.2 maternal haplotype, whole genome shotgun sequence genome:
- the LOC117424717 gene encoding chymotrypsin B-like: protein MAFLRLLSLVALIGAVYGCGVSQIRPVISGYARIVNGEEAVPGSWPWQVSLQQTSGFHFCGGSLISAQWVVTAAHCSVSTGHRVVVGEHDRRSDSEAVQIMSVAAVITHPEWNPYTINNDISLVKLTAPVSFNARVAPVCLPSASDDFQGGSLCVTSGWGLTRYNALFTPNKLQQTALPLLTNAECSSYWGDKISDVMICAGAAGATSCMGDSGGPLVCEKDNVWTLVGIVSWGSSQCSTTTPAVYARVTAFRSWVDQIIAAN from the exons ATGGCGTTCCTCCGGCTTCTTTCTTTGGTTGCCCTTATTGGTGCTGTTTACG GATGTGGCGTCTCACAAATCCGCCCTGTGATCAGCGGCTATGCCAGGATTGTGAACGGTGAGGAGGCCGTGCCTGGGTCCTGGCCCTGGCAGGTGTCTCTGCAG CAAACCTCTGGGTTTCATTTCTGCGGGGGCTCCCTGATCTCGGCTCAATGGGTCGTCACTGCGGCTCACTGCAGCGTCAG CACCGGACACCGTGTCGTTGTTGGAGAACATGATAGACGCAGCGATAGTGAAGCTGTCCAAATTATGAGCGTTGCCGCG GTTATCACCCACCCAGAATGGAACCCTTACACCATCAACAATGACATTTCCCTGGTGAAGCTCACAGCCCCGGTCTCGTTTAATGCCCGTGTCGCCCCTGTCTGCCTGCCTTCCGCCAGTGATGACTTCCAAGGGGGCTCCTTGTGCGTCACGTCCGGGTGGGGTCTGACCCGCTACAACG ccTTATTTACCCCCAACAAACTCCAGCAGACAGCTCTTCCGCTGCTGACCAACGCAGAGTGCTCGTCTTACTGGGGCGACAAGATCTCCGACGTCATGATCTGCGCTGGAGCCGCTGGCGCCACCTCCTGCATG GGCGACTCTGGGGGCCCCCTGGTGTGTGAGAAGGATAACGTCTGGACCCTGGTGGGCATTGTGTCCTGGGGGAGTTCCCAATGCTCTACCACTACTCCCGCTGTCTACGCGCGCGTCACGGCCTTCCGCAGCTGGGTCGACCAGATCATCGCAGCCAACTAA
- the LOC117424715 gene encoding chymotrypsinogen 2-like, translated as MAFLWILSCLAVIGATYGCGIPAIRPVVSGYSRIVNGEEALPGSWPWQVSLQDYTGFHFCGGSLINELWVVTAAHCSVKTSHRVILGEHNRASPAENIQVMSIAKVFRHPSYNPFTIKNDITLLKLSSPVTMSTTVSPVCLAQSSDVFPGGMLCVTTGWGLTKSTASDTPSLLQQVSLPLLTNDDCKRYWGNKIADVMVCAGADGASSCMGDSGGPLVCQKNNVWTQVGIVSWGSGTCSPNTPGVYARVTELRAWVDQTITAN; from the exons ATGGCTTTCCTGTGGATTCTTTCCTGTCTCGCTGTCATTGGAGCCACCTATG GCTGTGGCATACCGGCTATCCGCCCTGTAGTCAGCGGCTACTCCAGGATTGTGAATGGTGAGGAGGCTCTGCCGGGATCCTGGCCCTGGCAGGTGTCTCTGCAG GACTACACTGGGTTCCACTTCTGCGGAGGCTCCCTGATCAATGAGCTCTGGGTGGTGACAGCTGCCCACTGCAGTGTCAA AACTTCTCACCGTGTTATTCTTGGGGAGCATAACCGTGCCTCTCCTGCTGAAAACATTCAGGTCATGAGTATTGCCAAG GTGTTCAGACACCCGAGCTACAACCCCTTCACCATCAAGAACGACATCACTCTGCTGAAGCTCAGCTCTCCTGTGACCATGAGCACAACGGTGTCTCCTGTCTGCCTGGCCCAGTCCAGTGACGTCTTCCCAGGAGGCATGCTGTGTGTCACCACAGGATGGGGCCTGACCAAGTCCACTG CAAGCGACACCCCCAGCTTGCTGCAGCAGGTGTCTCTTCCTCTGCTCACCAATGATGACTGCAAGAGATACTGGGGCAACAAGATCGCTGATGTCATGGTTTGTGCCGGGGCAGATGGAGCTTCCTCCTGCATG GGTGACTCCGGTGGTCCCCTGGTCTGCCAGAAGAACAACGTCTGGACTCAAGTTGGCATCGTGTCCTGGGGCAGTGGCACCTGCTCTCCCAACACCCCTGGCGTTTATGCCCGTGTGACTGAACTCAGAGCATGGGTCGACCAGACCATCACTGCCAACTAA